In Campylobacter porcelli, the sequence TAGGCATATATAGCGAGTTTTTTAGCTGATATACGCCACCTCTATGGCTATCAAATGAGCTATTTTTCGCTAGATATTTAAAGCAATTTTCCCCAAAGCTAACTATAAATTTAGGCGATAAAATCTCAAATTCTAATTCAAAAAACTTTAAGCATATATCCATATATTTTAGCTCAGAAGTTTTATTGATACACTTTAAAATATATGTAAAATAAAAGCCATCAATATCAATATCAGCCATTTTTAAATATCTCATCAGCGAAGCATCAGGGGTGCAAATTCCGCTTTTATCGCTTTTTATATCTGGACTTTCAAAGACAAAAACCACGCCACCACCGCTATTACCACTACCAACTACTGCTTTATTTCTACTTTTGCATAGTTGGCATAGATTGCAGCTTTTTATCTGTAAATTTAGCATTTTAAGTGAGTTAAACTCATTACTTTTTATATTTGGGGATTGGTTAAGAAATTTAAATCCCATAGCACGGAGTATCTCAAGCTCATAAATACTACAATTTTTATCCATCATACTACCAAAAAGCGATTTAATCTTTAATAAAATTTGCTAAATTCTCAAGCTCTTTGCCATCTACCCTAAGATGAAAAAACTCATCTCTATTTTTTGCGCCAATTTTGCGATAAAATGCTAGGCTTGGCTCATTCCAAGTTAAGCACTCCCACTCAAGGCGACCCAAATTCTCATCTATGCAAATTTGAGCAAGTTTGGCTAAAAATCTCTTGCCGATACCTTGATTGCGGTATTGGAATTTGACATATAAATCCTCAAGATATATCCCACCACGACCTAAAAAGCTTGAAAATGTGTAAAAATATATAGCATATCCTATAATTTGGCTTTCATTTTGGCAAACTAGGATTTTGGCATAATTTTTCTCAAATATACAAGAGGCAAATTGAGTATCATTAAATTTAACTCTATCGCTCATTTTCTCATACTCAGCTAGCTCTTTGACAAGGGCAATTATCTCATTTATATCATCTTTTGAGGCTGCTCTTATTTGATACATTTTTTACCTTTAAATTTAAAATTAAAAACAAGATTATAGCAATTTGGAGCTGAATTTGAAAAAAATATTTTAAAAGCTAATAATAGTGCTAAATTTTAAGTCAAATTTTTATATAATTTCTCCGCCTGGATGGCTCGATAGCATTTTTACGAAGGTCCAACAAATTAGTATTGGCGAAGATGTGCAGAAGTGGTGTGACGCGACTTTGCTTGAGGCTTAACTGGTTTAGAAGCTGCGACCTAAAGCTGCTGCCTATTTGCAAGATTGGCTTTATTTAGGGCCGATTCTACTATGCACCGACCATTTGGGTACTTTAATTTAAATTAGGAAATCTATGAATATTTTAGTTATTGGAAGTGGCGGTAGAGAGTATGCCATAGGATTAAGACTAACTCAAGATAAACAAAAACACAATCTTTATTTCGCTCCTGGCAATGGAGCAACTGCGAATTTAGGGCAAAATGTGGATATTAGCGATTTTAATGATTTGGCTAAATTTGCACTTGAAAATAAAATAGAGCTTACTATAGTTGGCCCTGAAAATGCCCTAAGTGACGGAGTTGTAGATATATTTAAGGCTAATAATCTAAATATTTTTGGCCCTACGAAATCGGCTGCTAGACTAGAGAGCTCAAAAGCTTATATGAAGGAATTTCTAGCTAAAAATAGCATAAGAACGGCTAAATTTATAAATACTAATAACTATGAAGAGGCGGCTAAATTTATAGATACCTTAGGTGATATAGTCGTTGTAAAAGCTGATGGTTTGTGTGCTGGGAAGGGCGTTATAATTGCTAAAAGCAAGAGCGAGGCTAAAGACGCAGCAAAGGATATGCTAAGTGGAAAGAGCTTTGGCGAGGCTGGAAGTAGGGTTGTGATAGAGGAGTTTTTAGATGGATTTGAGCTAAGCTTTTTTGCCATTTGCGATGGTAGCAACTTCG encodes:
- a CDS encoding uracil-DNA glycosylase family protein yields the protein MDKNCSIYELEILRAMGFKFLNQSPNIKSNEFNSLKMLNLQIKSCNLCQLCKSRNKAVVGSGNSGGGVVFVFESPDIKSDKSGICTPDASLMRYLKMADIDIDGFYFTYILKCINKTSELKYMDICLKFFELEFEILSPKFIVSFGENCFKYLAKNSSFDSHRGGVYQLKNSLYMPTFDSNWVDKNPSKADEFIADLKKIKGYI
- a CDS encoding GNAT family N-acetyltransferase, whose translation is MYQIRAASKDDINEIIALVKELAEYEKMSDRVKFNDTQFASCIFEKNYAKILVCQNESQIIGYAIYFYTFSSFLGRGGIYLEDLYVKFQYRNQGIGKRFLAKLAQICIDENLGRLEWECLTWNEPSLAFYRKIGAKNRDEFFHLRVDGKELENLANFIKD